One Elgaria multicarinata webbii isolate HBS135686 ecotype San Diego chromosome 7, rElgMul1.1.pri, whole genome shotgun sequence DNA window includes the following coding sequences:
- the CWF19L1 gene encoding CWF19-like protein 1 isoform X1 translates to MAPGKPLRVLACGDVEGKLGALFARVQAVQKKSGEFDLLLCVGNFFGSAQDSEWDDYQRGAKKAPIQTYVLGANSHETVCRFPDVSGCELAENITYLGRKGVFSGASGLQVAYLSGTESAAEPAPAHCFSAKDVADLKSSLRSSSKFRGVDILLTSPWPKAVETFGNSPGGVDTKRCGSGLVSLLATSLKPRYHFAALQKVYYERLPYRNHAVLQETAQHVSRFIALANVGNADKRKEEPPCQFFFDLSTKPKGRKRPMEGGREGRQPKRPPGKPSLPTAACWFCLASPEVEKHLVVSIGTHCYLALAKGGLSPDHVLILPIRHCQSMVELASEAVDEVDRYKSALKKFFRAKGKRCVAYERNYRSQHLQLQVVPVPQDCCTTEDLKEAFIVQAEEQQMELLEIPAHSALKQIVQPGTPYFYVELDNGEKLFHRIGKNFPLQFGREVLASEAVLGMPGRADWRSCQAGREEEAAAAQAFRQAFEPFDLAQVD, encoded by the exons ATGGCGCCGGGGAAGCCTCTGCGCGT GCTGGCCTGCGGGGATGTGGAAGGGAAGCTGGGCGCCTTGTTCGCCAGAGTCCAGGCGGTGCAGAAGAAGAGCGGAGAATTCGAC CTCCTCTTGTGTGTGGGGAACTTCTTTGGCTCTGCTCAAGACTCAGAGTGGGACGATTACCAAAGAGGAGCCAAGAAAG CTCCTATACAGACCTACGTGCTGGGTGCCAACAGCCATGAAACGGTGTGTCGTTTTCCAGATGTCAGTGGATGCGAACTAGCTGAGAACATCACTTATCTGG GACGCAAAGGAGTCTTCAGCGGAGCCTCTGGGCTGCAGGTTGCCTACCTCAGTGGGACGGAGTCTGCCGCGGAGCCGGCCCCAGCCCACTGCTTCAGTGCCAAGGACGTGGCCGATCTCAAGTCCTCCTTGCGGTCctcctccaagttcagaggtgTGGACATCTTGCTGACGTCTCCTTGGCCCAAGGCTGTGGAGACTTTTGGGAATAGTCCT GGAGGCGTGGACACCAAGAGATGTGGCTCAGGGCTAGTATCTCTACTAGCCACAAGTCTGAAGCCCAGATATCATTTTGCTGCACTGCAGAAGGTCTATTATGAAAGACTTCCTTATAG AAACCACGCCGTTCTCCAGGAAACGGCCCAGCATGTCAGCAGGTTCATTGCCCTAGCCAACGTTGGCAACGCAgacaagaggaag GAGGAGCCTCCATGCCAGTTTTTCTTTGACCTGAGCACCAAGCCGAAAGGGCGGAAGCGGCCCATGGAAGGGGGGCGCGAGGGGCGGCAGCCCAAACGACCCCCTGGCAAGCCCT CGCTGCCGACGGCCGCCTGCTGGTTCTGCCTGGCGAGCCCAGAAGTGGAGAAGCACCTGGTAGTGAGCATTGGCACCCAC TGCTACCTGGCCCTGGCCAAGGGGGGCTTGTCCCCCGATCACGTCCTCATTCTGCCCATCCGGCACTGTCAGTCGATGGTGGAGCTCGCCTCGGAGGCGGTGGACGAAGTCGATCGGTACAAGTCCGCTCTGAAGAAGTTCTTCAGGGCCAAGGGGAAGAGGTGCGTGGCCTACGAGAGGAACTACAGGAGCCAGCACCTTCAGCTTCAG GTGGTTCCAGTACCCCAGGATTGCTGCACGACCGAAGACCTCAAGGAGGCCTTCATAGTCCAAgcggaggagcagcagatggaGTTGCTGGAGATCCCGGCGCACTCGGCTCTCAAGCAG ATTGTTCAGCCAGGAACGCCGTATTTTTATGTTGAGCTGGACAATGGAGAGAAACTCTTCCATCGAATTGGGAAAAACTTTCCCCTGCAGTTTGGAAG GGAGGTTCTGGCCAGCGAGGCCGTCCTGGGCATGCCCGGCCGGGCCGACTGGAGGAGCTGCCAGGCAGGACGAGAGGAGGAAGCCGCTGCAGCCCAAGCCTTCCGCCAAGCCTTCGAGCCCTTCGACCTCGCCCAGGTGGACTGA
- the CWF19L1 gene encoding CWF19-like protein 1 isoform X2: MAPGKPLRVLACGDVEGKLGALFARVQAVQKKSGEFDLLLCVGNFFGSAQDSEWDDYQRGAKKAPIQTYVLGANSHETVCRFPDVSGCELAENITYLGRKGVFSGASGLQVAYLSGTESAAEPAPAHCFSAKDVADLKSSLRSSSKFRGVDILLTSPWPKAVETFGNSPGGVDTKRCGSGLVSLLATSLKPRYHFAALQKVYYERLPYRNHAVLQETAQHVSRFIALANVGNADKRKYLYAFSILPMSSMDATELVKQPQDATENPYRRPGGGESCAHLLPDTKEEPPCQFFFDLSTKPKGRKRPMEGGREGRQPKRPPGKPSLPTAACWFCLASPEVEKHLVVSIGTHCYLALAKGGLSPDHVLILPIRHCQSMVELASEAVDEVDRYKSALKKFFRAKGKRCVAYERNYRSQHLQLQVVPVPQDCCTTEDLKEAFIVQAEEQQMELLEIPAHSALKQIVQPGTPYFYVELDNGEKLFHRIGKNFPLQFGREVLASEAVLGMPGRADWRSCQAGREEEAAAAQAFRQAFEPFDLAQVD, translated from the exons ATGGCGCCGGGGAAGCCTCTGCGCGT GCTGGCCTGCGGGGATGTGGAAGGGAAGCTGGGCGCCTTGTTCGCCAGAGTCCAGGCGGTGCAGAAGAAGAGCGGAGAATTCGAC CTCCTCTTGTGTGTGGGGAACTTCTTTGGCTCTGCTCAAGACTCAGAGTGGGACGATTACCAAAGAGGAGCCAAGAAAG CTCCTATACAGACCTACGTGCTGGGTGCCAACAGCCATGAAACGGTGTGTCGTTTTCCAGATGTCAGTGGATGCGAACTAGCTGAGAACATCACTTATCTGG GACGCAAAGGAGTCTTCAGCGGAGCCTCTGGGCTGCAGGTTGCCTACCTCAGTGGGACGGAGTCTGCCGCGGAGCCGGCCCCAGCCCACTGCTTCAGTGCCAAGGACGTGGCCGATCTCAAGTCCTCCTTGCGGTCctcctccaagttcagaggtgTGGACATCTTGCTGACGTCTCCTTGGCCCAAGGCTGTGGAGACTTTTGGGAATAGTCCT GGAGGCGTGGACACCAAGAGATGTGGCTCAGGGCTAGTATCTCTACTAGCCACAAGTCTGAAGCCCAGATATCATTTTGCTGCACTGCAGAAGGTCTATTATGAAAGACTTCCTTATAG AAACCACGCCGTTCTCCAGGAAACGGCCCAGCATGTCAGCAGGTTCATTGCCCTAGCCAACGTTGGCAACGCAgacaagaggaag TACCTCTACGCCTTCAGCATCCTTCCGATGAGTTCCATGGATGCCACGGAGCTGGTCAAACAGCCGCAAGACGCCACTGAGAACCCCTACCGCCGGCCTGGGGGTGGCGAGAGTTGTGCTCACCTGTTGCCAGATACAAAG GAGGAGCCTCCATGCCAGTTTTTCTTTGACCTGAGCACCAAGCCGAAAGGGCGGAAGCGGCCCATGGAAGGGGGGCGCGAGGGGCGGCAGCCCAAACGACCCCCTGGCAAGCCCT CGCTGCCGACGGCCGCCTGCTGGTTCTGCCTGGCGAGCCCAGAAGTGGAGAAGCACCTGGTAGTGAGCATTGGCACCCAC TGCTACCTGGCCCTGGCCAAGGGGGGCTTGTCCCCCGATCACGTCCTCATTCTGCCCATCCGGCACTGTCAGTCGATGGTGGAGCTCGCCTCGGAGGCGGTGGACGAAGTCGATCGGTACAAGTCCGCTCTGAAGAAGTTCTTCAGGGCCAAGGGGAAGAGGTGCGTGGCCTACGAGAGGAACTACAGGAGCCAGCACCTTCAGCTTCAG GTGGTTCCAGTACCCCAGGATTGCTGCACGACCGAAGACCTCAAGGAGGCCTTCATAGTCCAAgcggaggagcagcagatggaGTTGCTGGAGATCCCGGCGCACTCGGCTCTCAAGCAG ATTGTTCAGCCAGGAACGCCGTATTTTTATGTTGAGCTGGACAATGGAGAGAAACTCTTCCATCGAATTGGGAAAAACTTTCCCCTGCAGTTTGGAAG GGAGGTTCTGGCCAGCGAGGCCGTCCTGGGCATGCCCGGCCGGGCCGACTGGAGGAGCTGCCAGGCAGGACGAGAGGAGGAAGCCGCTGCAGCCCAAGCCTTCCGCCAAGCCTTCGAGCCCTTCGACCTCGCCCAGGTGGACTGA